In the genome of Thermodesulfobacteriota bacterium, one region contains:
- a CDS encoding glycogen/starch/alpha-glucan phosphorylase: MKFKRTKRNVNDISTFSKLVRYHVKYSRGKNWKEVSERDIFHSVALAVREWIIDAMLKTEERYQERDVKRLYYLSMEYLMGRSLGNNLHNLGIFDLCKEALFRMRIDLEELMETEPDAALGNGGLGRLAACFLDSLATLDMPGYGYGINYEFGLFKQEIQKGYQKEKPDHWLSEGSPWLIERPDEICVVPIYGHVEHHKRHKDGDSPIWMDWKVLIGVPHDMPVVGYGGKTVNYLRLYSARSSNEFDMHIFNRGDYLKAVEQKMLSETVSKVLYPSDSVDNGKELRLIQEYFLVACAVRDIIRRYLHRGNVIDNFPSKVAIQLNDTHPSLAVAELMRILIDEHNLDWDKAWEITTSTLGYTNHTLMPEALEKWPVPLMENVLPRHLQIIYSINHSFLDKVKSIWPNDSERLRRMSIIEEGNPKQVRMAYLSIVGSHSVNGVAALHTELIKTSMVPDFYQLWPEKFNNKTNGITQRRWLLKSNPALANFISKTIGKGWITDLAKLSKLESYAEDEGFQQNFLSIKQGNKERLVKVILDTTGVMINPNSLFDIQAKRIHEYKRQLLNVMHIIHQYLSITEDGRVLPIPKTYIFAGKAAPGYTAAKQIIKLINNVGDVINNDPRVNDQIRVVFIPDYKVSMAEKIIPAADLSEQISTAGKEASGTGNMKFALNGALTIGTLDGANIEILEEVGTENIFIFGLKADEVMEMKINGSYNPWDYYHRNPYLQRVMESFNSNLFCPGEPGLFKWIYQTILNDGDEYFHLADLESYIEMHEKAAHLFIRRPIWAKKAILNVARIGKFSSDRTVSEYAKEVWGIQSVRG; the protein is encoded by the coding sequence ATGAAGTTCAAAAGGACAAAAAGAAATGTCAACGACATTTCTACCTTTAGCAAGTTGGTTCGCTACCACGTCAAATATTCCCGGGGAAAAAATTGGAAAGAGGTTTCGGAAAGAGACATTTTTCATTCCGTAGCTCTAGCCGTAAGAGAATGGATAATAGATGCAATGCTGAAAACCGAGGAGCGTTACCAGGAGAGAGACGTAAAAAGACTCTATTATCTCTCCATGGAGTACCTCATGGGAAGGTCTTTGGGTAATAATCTCCATAATCTAGGGATATTCGACCTCTGTAAAGAGGCGCTTTTCCGGATGAGGATCGACCTTGAAGAACTTATGGAGACCGAACCTGACGCCGCATTGGGCAACGGGGGACTGGGCCGTTTAGCCGCCTGCTTTCTAGATTCGCTGGCTACTCTGGACATGCCCGGATATGGTTACGGAATCAACTACGAATTTGGGCTTTTCAAGCAGGAGATACAAAAAGGATACCAGAAAGAAAAGCCTGACCACTGGTTGAGCGAGGGCTCACCCTGGCTAATAGAAAGACCGGACGAGATATGCGTTGTTCCGATATATGGCCATGTGGAGCACCACAAGAGGCATAAAGATGGTGATAGCCCAATATGGATGGACTGGAAGGTGCTGATCGGGGTGCCGCACGATATGCCGGTGGTGGGGTATGGGGGGAAGACTGTGAATTATCTCCGGCTATATTCTGCCAGGTCTTCTAACGAATTCGATATGCATATATTTAATAGAGGAGATTATCTCAAGGCGGTGGAACAGAAGATGCTTTCAGAGACTGTCTCCAAAGTGCTATATCCTTCCGACTCAGTTGATAACGGAAAAGAGCTGCGACTCATTCAGGAATATTTTCTTGTCGCTTGTGCGGTGAGGGATATTATCAGGAGATATCTTCATAGGGGAAACGTAATAGATAATTTCCCGTCAAAGGTTGCGATCCAGCTAAACGATACTCACCCCTCCCTGGCAGTGGCAGAACTCATGCGTATTTTAATCGACGAACACAACCTGGATTGGGATAAAGCCTGGGAAATCACCACATCGACTTTAGGATATACCAACCACACCTTGATGCCAGAAGCTTTGGAGAAATGGCCTGTTCCACTCATGGAAAATGTGCTTCCTAGACACCTTCAGATTATTTACAGCATCAACCATAGTTTCCTGGACAAGGTAAAATCAATTTGGCCGAATGATAGCGAGCGGCTTAGACGCATGTCCATCATAGAGGAGGGAAACCCAAAACAAGTGCGCATGGCCTATCTTTCCATAGTTGGCAGCCACTCGGTCAACGGAGTAGCCGCTTTACACACCGAACTGATTAAGACCTCTATGGTCCCGGATTTTTACCAGCTTTGGCCAGAAAAATTTAACAACAAGACAAACGGTATTACCCAACGCCGATGGTTGTTGAAGTCCAATCCCGCTTTGGCCAATTTTATCTCTAAAACAATCGGTAAGGGCTGGATCACCGACCTGGCAAAACTTAGCAAACTGGAGTCTTATGCCGAGGACGAAGGCTTTCAACAAAATTTTCTAAGCATAAAACAGGGCAATAAGGAAAGACTGGTTAAGGTCATCCTGGACACGACGGGCGTTATGATTAATCCTAATTCTCTATTCGACATACAGGCCAAGCGAATCCACGAATACAAACGCCAACTCCTCAACGTAATGCATATTATTCATCAGTATTTAAGCATTACTGAGGATGGTAGAGTACTTCCCATTCCTAAAACTTATATCTTCGCCGGTAAGGCCGCACCAGGCTACACGGCGGCCAAGCAGATTATAAAGCTGATAAATAACGTCGGAGACGTCATCAATAACGACCCAAGGGTGAATGATCAGATTAGGGTCGTCTTTATCCCGGATTACAAGGTCTCCATGGCTGAGAAGATCATCCCTGCCGCAGACCTGAGCGAGCAGATATCGACGGCAGGCAAGGAAGCTTCCGGAACCGGGAACATGAAATTTGCCCTGAATGGAGCTCTGACCATCGGCACGTTAGATGGGGCAAATATAGAAATCCTGGAAGAAGTCGGAACAGAAAATATTTTCATATTCGGCCTGAAAGCGGATGAGGTAATGGAGATGAAGATAAACGGTTCCTATAATCCTTGGGATTATTACCATCGTAATCCCTATCTACAGAGAGTGATGGAATCGTTCAACTCCAACCTCTTCTGCCCGGGTGAACCAGGCCTCTTTAAATGGATTTACCAGACTATATTGAACGACGGTGATGAGTACTTTCACCTAGCTGACCTGGAATCTTACATAGAAATGCATGAAAAGGCGGCTCACCTGTTCATAAGAAGACCGATATGGGCTAAAAAGGCTATTTTAAACGTCGCTCGTATCGGCAAATTCTCCAGCGACCGCACGGTATCAGAATACGCTAAAGAGGTGTGGGGTATCCAGAGCGTAAGGGGATAG
- a CDS encoding MlaD family protein, translated as MPRRMYMVIAVILVGLTLTGIIYWFGLYKGPLDISIAFDRVDGVGEGNEVVLGDIAVGEVTGLRTTESGRALVDVRIDKNYADEINSSSVFIIDRDPLTSNKRIRVQVLKEDAPPLTQGARAEGYSSPAQFFMRTSKKILEGAYQEFVDWVREFKIGFEEFEEDERLKKLRKDVRELMEQARRSAEQGIAELNKEIPRLKEELNKIIEELRKLGKGKEGEELKDTFDRYLEGLEQKKREARIKNSPLFFTYKEYKV; from the coding sequence GTGCCAAGAAGAATGTATATGGTAATAGCCGTAATTTTAGTTGGATTGACCTTGACTGGGATTATCTATTGGTTTGGTTTATACAAAGGGCCTTTAGATATCTCTATAGCATTCGACCGGGTGGACGGAGTTGGCGAGGGTAACGAAGTCGTCCTCGGAGATATCGCGGTGGGAGAGGTGACCGGGTTGAGGACCACGGAAAGCGGCAGAGCGCTGGTCGATGTAAGGATCGACAAGAATTATGCAGATGAGATCAACTCCAGTTCCGTATTCATAATCGATAGGGACCCTTTAACTTCTAACAAACGAATTAGAGTGCAGGTTCTCAAGGAAGATGCACCTCCGTTAACCCAGGGGGCAAGAGCAGAGGGTTATTCTTCACCAGCGCAGTTTTTTATGCGCACAAGTAAAAAAATTCTGGAGGGTGCATATCAAGAATTCGTTGATTGGGTAAGAGAGTTTAAAATTGGGTTTGAAGAATTTGAAGAGGATGAAAGGCTAAAGAAGCTTAGGAAAGATGTTCGGGAACTGATGGAGCAAGCGAGAAGAAGCGCAGAACAGGGTATAGCGGAGCTCAATAAAGAGATTCCCAGGCTCAAAGAAGAATTGAATAAGATTATTGAAGAACTGAGAAAACTGGGCAAGGGTAAGGAAGGCGAAGAGCTTAAAGATACGTTTGACCGCTACTTGGAGGGATTGGAGCAGAAAAAGAGAGAGGCTCGAATTAAAAACTCGCCTCTTTTTTTCACTTATAAGGAATATAAAGTATAA
- a CDS encoding rhodanese-like domain-containing protein, whose protein sequence is MMKKKETYPLLLAFMIIALLAFGKASIAETNTPKEETQVIKNISPQEAHVLIEKNKKNPDFVILDVRTPEEFSEGHIENAVNLDFYSDNFKEDLEKLDKNKTYITHCRSGSRSAKTLNLMKELGFKEAYNITGGIVQWENEGLPTTK, encoded by the coding sequence ATGATGAAGAAAAAAGAAACTTATCCGTTATTATTGGCATTCATGATTATAGCCCTGCTAGCCTTCGGTAAAGCGTCCATTGCCGAAACAAACACTCCTAAGGAGGAAACCCAGGTAATAAAAAACATATCTCCACAAGAAGCGCATGTACTCATAGAGAAAAATAAAAAGAACCCGGACTTCGTAATTCTCGATGTCAGAACTCCAGAGGAGTTTTCAGAGGGACATATAGAGAACGCCGTAAATCTCGATTTCTATTCCGATAACTTCAAAGAAGACCTGGAAAAACTGGATAAGAACAAAACCTACATAACCCATTGTCGTTCCGGAAGCCGCAGCGCAAAAACCTTAAACCTGATGAAGGAACTCGGTTTCAAGGAAGCATACAACATAACCGGTGGTATTGTGCAGTGGGAGAATGAAGGACTTCCCACTACAAAATAG